The proteins below come from a single Eucalyptus grandis isolate ANBG69807.140 chromosome 3, ASM1654582v1, whole genome shotgun sequence genomic window:
- the LOC104429381 gene encoding beta-bisabolene synthase-like: MALPVLFTSFVPSSISHNQPSLLSFRHPRCSSSSFSSGAKSVTCAATIENPEIVRRSANWKPNVWDYEFLQSLRVDYTEDKYAEQVQRLKEEIKGLFNREMNQVAKLEFIDVVQRLGLGYHFETEIKNALSSIYDNTGYAQLLNDLYAISLGFRLLRQHGYNIRQDVFQQFMNKTGTFNESLNKDVKGLLGLYEASFHGLEGETMLDEARNFASKHLKDLNLDKVPTMLASYVSHTLDIPIHWRPNRLEARWFMDMYEKQQDMIPSLLRLAKLDFNLVQSVHKKEVSNMARWWVELGANKMTFFRDRLVEHYFWNCTMVFEPQYTAYREMTTKLACMVTLIDDVYDVYGTLEELELLTDFLVRWDITEIDKLPPTIRDSYMALYNTTNEIGYWTMRELGINTIPYMRKVWADECKAYIKEAHWYNKGIKPTLKEYMDNAVDSIGGSIMLLGSYFLTTDKLTEEGLDYVSKIPSVMHCSTKILRLNNDLSTSSYELARGDNFKALECYMNETGASEEAAREHVKQMVHETWKRMNKDVFEDYPYSGLGPFLDACLNFARASQCFYQYGDGHGLPDNETKDHLVRALFDPVPLD; this comes from the exons ATGGCTCTTCCTGTTTTGTTCACAAGCTTCGTCCCCTCCTCAATCAGCCATAACCAACCCTCTCTCTTGTCCTTTAGACACCctcgctgctcctcctcctccttctcctcaggTGCTAAATCGGTGACATGCGCCGCGACGATCGAGAATCCAGAGATTGTGAGACGATCGGCAAATTGGAAACCTAATGTGTGGGACTACGAGTTTCTTCAGTCACTCAGAGTTGATTACACG GAGGATAAATATGCCGAGCAAGTCCAAAGGTTGAAGGAAGAAATCAAGGGTCTATTCAACAGGGAGATGAACCAGGTGGCCAAGCTCGAGTTCATTGACGTGGTTCAAAGACTCGGACTAGGATACCATTTTGAGACGGAGATAAAAAACGCTCTCAGTTCCATCTATGACAACACCGGATATGCTCAACTTTTGAACGATCTCTATGCAATTTCCCTTGGATTTCGGTTACTTAGACAACATGGATACAACATACGGCAAG ATGTGTTTCAACAATTTATGAACAAGACGGGCACATTCAACGAATCACTCAATAAGGATGTGAAGGGGCTTCTTGGTCTCTATGAAGCTTCTTTTCATGGATTGGAAGGTGAAACCATGCTTGATGAAGCGAGGAACTTTGCTTCTAAGCATCTAAAGGATCTAAACCTTGACAAAGTTCCCACTATGTTAGCGAGTTACGTGAGTCATACATTAGATATACCGATCCACTGGAGGCCAAATAGGTTGGAGGCTCGGTGGTTCATGGACATGTACGAGAAACAACAAGACATGATCCCTTCCTTGCTGCGATTGGCTAAATTAGACTTCAATCTAGTGCAATCAGTCCACAAGAAGGAAGTTAGCAATATGGCAAG GTGGTGGGTTGAACTTGGCGCAAACAAGATGACCTTCTTCAGAGACAGATTGGTGGAACACTATTTTTGGAATTGCACCATGGTTTTTGAACCTCAATATACAGCTTACAGGGAAATGACGACGAAGCTCGCTTGTATGGTGACACTTATCGATGATGTTTATGATGTATACGGAACATTGGAAGAACTCGAGCTCTTAACAGATTTTCTTGTTAG GTGGGACATCACAGAAATCGATAAGCTTCCTCCAACAATAAGGGATAGTTACATGGCCTTGTACAACACGACCAACGAAATTGGGTATTGGACGATGAGAGAGCTAGGAATCAACACCATTCCTTACATGCGAAAAGTG TGGGCGGATGAATGCAAGGCATACATAAAGGAGGCCCATTGGTATAACAAGGGCATCAAACCGACATTGAAGGAGTACATGGACAATGCGGTGGATTCAATCGGAGGTTCGATTATGCTATTGGGCAGCTACTTCCTAACCACGGACAAATTGACGGAAGAGGGGCTTGATTATGTGTCGAAAATCCCGAGTGTCATGCATTGCTCTACCAAGATCCTTCGACTCAACAATGATCTCAGTACCTCATCG TATGAATTGGCACGAGGAGACAACTTCAAGGCGCTAGAATGCTACATGAATGAAACCGGCGCCTCGGAAGAGGCCGCGCGAGAGCATGTCAAGCAAATGGTGCATGAGACCTGGAAGAGGATGAACAAAGATGTGTTTGAGGACTACCCATATTCTGGGCTCGGGCCTTTTCTCGACGCTTGTCTGAACTTTGCACGAGCTTCTCAATGCTTTTACCAGTACGGAGACGGACACGGCCTTCCTGATAACGAAACAAAGGACCACCTTGTAAGGGCACTATTCGACCCTGTGCCCCTCGATTAG